In Paenibacillus durus, the DNA window GAGGTCTTCTTTCTCCAACTCGCGGATCGTATGGACGCCGATGCCGTCATCCTTCAGGAGTATGTTGCCGATTCCAATGACCGCGGTGTCCTTCATCGTTATTTGCCAAGAGGCTGCACGACAAATTTGGACATTTCCACGCCGTCTGGGGACATGACATGCACAGAACAACCGGTGCAGGGGTCAAAGGAATGCACAATGCGGAGCAGTTCCACAGGCTGCGCCGGGTCTGCCACCTGGGTGCCAATCAGTGCTTTTTCAACAGGGCCCGGGTTGCCGGAGTCGTCCATCGGAGAGGCGTTCCAGCAGGTTGGGGTAATGATTTGGTATTTGGAAATTTTGGAGCTCGATACCGATAACCAATGGCCGATCGCGCCCCGGGGAGCTTCCGTTAATCCGGAGGCGCTGCCCGATGCCGGATCGCCGATATTCGTAAATCCGCTGGCCCCTGGCGTCAATTGATCCAGCCACGTTTGCATATTGCTTACGAGCTTGGCCATTTCTACGTAGCGCGCCATATGCCGGTCCATAACGGATACGCCATTGCGGTAGTCGCCGCTTACCCACACTCTGGCCAGCGGTCCCGCTTCGAATGGCGTATTGTTGTACCGGGGAGATTTCAACCAGGTGTAAGCTCCGCTCTTTCCGTAGCTCGCTGTCGTGGTGCCGCTTGCCGGAGCTTGTCCGCTTGGAGAGGAGTAATACGAATATTTATTGTATTCCTTAATGTTCGCTTCGTTGAATGTGCCGACGGTTCCGCCTGTGACCGTACCGGCAGGGAATAACAAGCCTCCGGAAGTATTTGTGTCAAACACACCGAAGGTGATCAGGTTGCCGTACCCTGTCCCCACGTTGTAGTAATCGCTGTAAGCCGAAGCCAGCATGTTGACGTCCGATTGATAAGTACTGGAAATGAAGGACTGTATATCGTTCAAATAGTTTCTGAAGTTGGTGATTTCCGTTGCCGATGGCAGGGCCGTTACACCGCCCGGAACAATATTCGCGGCATGGGGAAGCTTACCGCTGAAGATGGCCGCCATTTCGTTAGCCTTCCTGCGGATTTGCAGCGCCGAAAGATAGTGATTCGTCAGCGTTTGGGTATCGGCGGCACTGAACCTTAGATCCTGCGTGTAGCCTCCCGTCCACGGGCTCATTTGCGGACCTTGAATATAGTCTAGTAACGATAAATGGTAAAAATGCGTGATTCCGCTGTCCAGGAAATTCGCCCCTTGAATCAGATTCCGCAGCATCAGCCCCTGGAGATTGGGTTTAAAGCCCGTTATCTTCTCAACCGCCTTGGAGGAAGCAACGGCCTGCGGTACCGGGCATACCCCGCAAATCCGCTGAGTCAGGAAAGCAGCATCTCTTGGAGGCCGACTCAGCAGCATGTTCTCAAAATCCCGGAACAGCATTCCGGCGACGGTGGCGGAAGCAACCGCATTATTTGCGTCCAGCGTGACTTCGACCTTCAAATGTCCTTCCAGACGAGTTACTGGATCCAGTTTAATTGTACTCATTATCATTCACCCTTTCTTAATCGTGGCTTGAGACGGAAATGACAGGATTTAGCGGGAATGCGGGAGATGTACAACCGATACAAGGATAATTCGATTGGACGCACCAACCTTGTCGGTTATTCCACTTTAGCGACGGGCATGGCGATAGGTTTCCAGGGCCTTTGCAGCCGATTTCCTCATAACAGCCGTAAATTCCGGGCTGGGACACTTCTTCTGTTTCTCTTCTTGGACAAACACTGTGTACGGTTGTGCTGAAATATTTACTCGGGCGGCTGTAACTGTCGAGAGAAGGTACACCAGTCAAGATTAAATCAAGCAGCGTCTGCACCATTACCGTCGCATTCACGGGACACCCCGCCAAATTGACGACCGGTTTCGCAGTTTTGCCGCTCAGCAGCGATTTAACGGTTACGCACCCTGTGCTGTTGGGGGCTGCGGCCGCCACACCGCCGAAGGAGGCGCAGGTACCTGCCGCCACGACGTATTTCGCTTTCGGTCCATATTTGAGCACAGCATCATACATGGTAAGCGGAACCCCGTTCTGCTCGCCGATAATACAGTTGTTTTTAGAAGCTCCTCCTGGAATAGCGCCCTCGATCACGAGAATGAATTGCCCGTTATACTGGTTCGCCGCATTTTCAAGCGCCTGCATCGCATTTTCACCTGCGCCAGCCATAAGCGTGCTATCATACTTCATACTGATTTTGTTCTGAAGCACATCTTCGATGGTGGTCGGGTTCGTCACGTTCAGCGTGGATATGCTGCAGCCCGAACATCCCGACCCCAGCAGCCAAATCACCGGCGGGTCCGTGTCCGCTGCCATAACCGTGTTAAGCTTGTCCATATCCATTTCCAACTTCAGCGCTGCCACAGCCGCCACCGACCACTTGAGAAAATCTCTCCTGTTGATTCTCATCAAATCTCTCCTCTTCGCGGAATGGGAGTCTCCTATCCATGGAACCACTTTAAAGGGGACCTTTCGATCATTCACCCATTCTTAGTCGCCGCTTAAGCGTTGATGAGTGGATTTAGCGGGAATGCAGGTGCTGTGCAACCGATGCACGGGTAGTCCGATTGGATGCACCAGCCTTGTTGGTTGTTCCACTTGAGCGACGGGCATGGCGATTGGTTAAAGGGACCTTTACAGCCGACACTCTTATAGCAGCCATAAATTCCAGGCTGGGAGACCTGGGTTTGTCCTCTTCTCGGACACACACTATGTATGCTTGTGCCGAAATATTTACTCGGGCGGCCGTTATTGTCGAGAGAAGGTACACCAGTCAAAATTAAATCAAGCAGTGTCTGCACCATTACCGTCGCATTCACAGGACATCCCGCCAAATTGACGACCGGGTTCGCGGTTTGGCCGCTCAGCAGTGATTTAACGGTTACGCATCCTGTGCTGTTGGGGGCTGCGGCTGCCACACCGCCGAAGGAGGCGCAGGTGCCTGCCGATACGACGTATTTCGCTTTCGGTCCATATTTGAGTACAGCATCATACATGGTAAGCGGAACCCCGTTCTGCTCACCGATAATACAGTAGTTCTTGGAGGCTCCCCCCGGAATAGCACCCTCGATTACAAGAATGAATTGTCCGTTATACTGGTTCGCCGCATTTTCAAGCGCCTGCATTGCACTTTCACCTGAGGCCGCCATGAGCGTGCTATCATACTTCATACTGATTTTGTTCTGAAGCACATCTTCGATGGTGGTCGGGTTCGTCACGTTCAGAGTGGATATGCTGCAGCCCGAACAACCCGATCCCAGCAGCCAAATCACCGGCGGGTCCGTGTCCGCTGCCATCACCGTGTTCAGCTTGTCCATATCCATTTCCAATTTCAGCGCTGCCACTGCCGCCACCGACCACTTGAGAAAATCCCTTCTGTTGATTCTCATCAAATCTCTCCTTTTCGTCGATTGGGAGTCTCTTATCCATGGAACCACTTTCTTTTTATGGCAAAATCCACACAGATTATAAAGGGGCAGAGAAACAAAGATCAATGAACAAACTGAGAACTTTTTGGATAAATTTCCCTAAAATCAGACTATTTTCCTAGCCAATCGCGGTGATCTCGGCAGAGTGTTGGTGTGGAAGCTAAGGTACAGTACATGGAAATCGCTTACAAGTTAATACTTAATGGGGTGAAATTGCGAAGGTTATCAGCAAAAGAAAAACCGCTCCAAAAGAAGCGGTAGACTGTCAACAACGTATCTGCCTTGGCAACTGTTCAATTTGTCTTTCATTTCTCCCTTGCGCTCGGGTGGTATCCAGCGTTTTTTTATCAACACTTACTCAAAATAAAATGACCATGCGTTTTCGCACAGTCATTTTGAAATAATTATAATGGTCGCTCATTCTTTTTCAATCTCATTTTCAACGAGTTCCACCAACTCTGAAGCCTTCATGCTTAAAGCACTGGCGATTGCAAGCAAAGAATTTAATGTTGGTTGATGAATGCCACGCTCCAACATAGATATGTATGTCCGATCAAGATTGCTTCGAAAGGCCAAGTTCTCCTGACTCATTTTCTGCTTTTTACGAATTGTCCTTAAAACTTGTCCAAATATTTGTTCTGATTTCAAGGAAAATACCTCTTTTTGATTCATTATTCCGTTGTATGCCAAGAATAATCCACGTAGTATACTCTACAAAATGAAATTTGTATGGTATTATCTATTCAAGAAAAAAGATACCTGTGCCATCTCAGTGCTTCAGGGACAAGATAAAGTCAGGAATAGCAAATTGTCATTTTGCGAATAGAACTGCGTGAAAGCTGAGCTTTCATTGACATTTTAGATAGGATTTATCTGATAATTGAACGTCGCTTACGCGGTAATCTGTCAACAGCTTATCAAGAGAAGGCCCCACTGGGGACAGCGCTTCTAAATTGAACTTGGATTCTTTTTAAACTTCATTAGCTTTGGCAAGGTTAAAGCGCTATATTATATACTTTTACAGATAGGATGGATGGAATGAGAAGCCTTTTGGAGGAATTGTATCACGGCAACCTGTGTCCCGATGAAAAAGTGATCTCCAGCGACCCGGATTATCGGCAGATCAGCCGAAAGACATCCGAGGCGATTGAGGCTT includes these proteins:
- a CDS encoding hydrogenase small subunit → MRINRRDFLKWSVAAVAALKLEMDMDKLNTVMAADTDPPVIWLLGSGCSGCSISTLNVTNPTTIEDVLQNKISMKYDSTLMAASGESAMQALENAANQYNGQFILVIEGAIPGGASKNYCIIGEQNGVPLTMYDAVLKYGPKAKYVVSAGTCASFGGVAAAAPNSTGCVTVKSLLSGQTANPVVNLAGCPVNATVMVQTLLDLILTGVPSLDNNGRPSKYFGTSIHSVCPRRGQTQVSQPGIYGCYKSVGCKGPFNQSPCPSLKWNNQQGWCIQSDYPCIGCTAPAFPLNPLINA
- a CDS encoding nickel-dependent hydrogenase large subunit; the protein is MSTIKLDPVTRLEGHLKVEVTLDANNAVASATVAGMLFRDFENMLLSRPPRDAAFLTQRICGVCPVPQAVASSKAVEKITGFKPNLQGLMLRNLIQGANFLDSGITHFYHLSLLDYIQGPQMSPWTGGYTQDLRFSAADTQTLTNHYLSALQIRRKANEMAAIFSGKLPHAANIVPGGVTALPSATEITNFRNYLNDIQSFISSTYQSDVNMLASAYSDYYNVGTGYGNLITFGVFDTNTSGGLLFPAGTVTGGTVGTFNEANIKEYNKYSYYSSPSGQAPASGTTTASYGKSGAYTWLKSPRYNNTPFEAGPLARVWVSGDYRNGVSVMDRHMARYVEMAKLVSNMQTWLDQLTPGASGFTNIGDPASGSASGLTEAPRGAIGHWLSVSSSKISKYQIITPTCWNASPMDDSGNPGPVEKALIGTQVADPAQPVELLRIVHSFDPCTGCSVHVMSPDGVEMSKFVVQPLGK
- a CDS encoding helix-turn-helix domain-containing protein, giving the protein MKSEQIFGQVLRTIRKKQKMSQENLAFRSNLDRTYISMLERGIHQPTLNSLLAIASALSMKASELVELVENEIEKE
- a CDS encoding hydrogenase small subunit, with amino-acid sequence MRINRRDFLKWSVAAVAALKLEMDMDKLNTVMAADTDPPVIWLLGSGCSGCSISTLNVTNPTTIEDVLQNKISMKYDSTLMAGAGENAMQALENAANQYNGQFILVIEGAIPGGASKNNCIIGEQNGVPLTMYDAVLKYGPKAKYVVAAGTCASFGGVAAAAPNSTGCVTVKSLLSGKTAKPVVNLAGCPVNATVMVQTLLDLILTGVPSLDSYSRPSKYFSTTVHSVCPRRETEEVSQPGIYGCYEEIGCKGPGNLSPCPSLKWNNRQGWCVQSNYPCIGCTSPAFPLNPVISVSSHD